The Alosa sapidissima isolate fAloSap1 chromosome 5, fAloSap1.pri, whole genome shotgun sequence genome has a window encoding:
- the LOC121709418 gene encoding ferroxidase HEPHL1-like yields the protein MQHFGGTTLVFLAVFAMLPKTDCIERTFYIGIHEETWDYAPSGKNRINGKPVSADEQASVFLMRGPRRIGRMYKKAIYTEYTDSSYTQRLPKPDWLGYLGPVLKGEVGDVLMIHLMNFASRSYSIHPHGVFYEKDSEGALYPDETSGSLKRDDAVPPGGRHTYRWVVTPDYAPMDGDANCLTWVYHSHVDAPRDINSGLIGTILTCRTGTLQQVEGLNRTELRRTDVDQDFVLLFSVVDENLSWYREDNIQTFCSDSAGVNPEDVDFQESNLMHGINGYLYGNLPGIDLCLNSTVSWHLFGMGNEVDMHSVYFHGHTVVERGHRTDVLSLFPASFITAEMVPTTTGTWLLNCQVNDHLQAGMQALFQVSSCGNKTNSESPVVGQVRRYFIAAEKVTWNYAPSGMDIPQNILLTESGRQSEVFFGKGEGRLGGVYRKAVYVAYTDDTFSVKRKRTDGEEHLGILGPVIAAEVGDVLEVTFLNRADRNFSIQPHGLQYEKTSEGAQYQDGTVKPGSQVRPGERFTYKWLARDGPSPNDPPCVSYLYFSSSDPVSDTNSGLMGPLKVCRRGALDATATQAQSGATREFFLLFTVMDENLSWYLEDNIRAYGTIESDPDNEDFQESNKMHGVNGFMYGNLPGLDLCQGDRVTWHLLGLGTEGDMHGVHFQGNTFQLMGTTRDTLSVFPHTTATVSMQPDSTGVFELSCRVTDHYVGGMRQQYQVRWCDRQVSGALTVPTPLRPVVQYFISAEEVEWDYAPDRTWELQLHNTTNPADSPANVFLGRGENQIGSRYKKVVYREYADATFTRVKPRLPEEEHLGILGPIIRAEVGEQILITFKNLASRPYNIYAHGVGTVQQTPVQPGERRNIQWNVLKRSGPGKSDPNCISYAYYSSVDFVKDTVSGLIGPLVICRRGVLTPGRRKRDVAREFALLFLVFDENQSWYLEENIQTYLGKTEVPADDVFEESNMMHGINGKLYGNLRGISMVKGERVQWYLMGMGNEVDIHTVHFHAETFTYKMAQSHRADVYDLFPGTFQAVEMVAGNPGTWLLHCHVADHIHAGMETTFTIRKSAGGNTNDAPALRENWRLLTSLSVFLMLWLHLSLWC from the exons ATGCAGCATTTCGGAGGAACAACGCTTGTATTTCTCGCAGTTTTTGCGATGTTACCCAAAACAGACTGTATTGAGAGAACATTCTACATAGGGATACATGAAGAGACCTGGGATTATGCGCCCAGCGGCAAAAACCGCATCAACGGCAAGCCTGTGTCAGCGGACGA GCAAGCCTCTGTATTTCTGATGAGAGGACCACGTCGGATTGGGCGCATGTACAAGAAAGCCATTTACACAGAGTACACTGATTCATCGTACACCCAACGGCTCCCGAAACCCGACTGGCTTGGATACTTGGGTCCGGTTCTAAAAGGGGAAGTCGGTGATGTTCTCATGATACATCTGATGAACTTTGCCTCTCGATCCTACTCCATACACCCGCATGGTGTATTTTATGAGAAAGACTCAGAAG GAGCTCTGTACCCAGACGAGACATCTGGCAGTCTGAAACGGGACGACGCTGTGCCTCCAGGAGGCAGGCACACGTATCGCTGGGTGGTGACGCCCGACTATGCCCCCATGGATGGAGATGCCAACTGCCTGACCTGGGTGTACCACTCTCACGTGGACGCCCCACGAGACATTAACTCGGGACTGATTGGCACCATCCTCACCTGCAGGACGG GTACCCTTCAGCAGGTTGAGGGACTGAACCGCACAGAGCTGAGGAGAACAGATGTGGACCAGGACTTCGTCCTCTTGTTCAGCGTTGTCGACGAGAACCTCAGCTGGTACCGGGAAGACAATATCCAGACGTTCTGCTCCGACTCGGCTGGGGTGAACCCGGAGGACGTGGATTTCCAAGAGTCCAATTTAATGCATG GCATAAATGGGTACTTGTATGGCAACCTGCCTGGCATCGACCTCTGCCTGAACAGCACGGTGTCCTGGCACCTGTTTGGCATGGGCAACGAGGTGGACATGCACTCCGTCTACTTCCATGGGCACACGGTGGTGGAGCGCGGGCATCGGACCGATGTCCTCAGCCTGTTCCCAGCCTCCTTCATCACGGCAGAAATGGTGCCCACCACCACAGGTACCTGGCTCCTTAACTGCCAGGTCAACGACCATCTGCAGG CTGGAATGCAGGCCCTCTTCCAGGTCAGCTCATGTGGGAACAAGACTAACTCTGAAAGTCCTGTGGTGGGTCAAGTGAGGCGGTATTTTATCGCTGCTGAGAAGGTCACGTGGAACTATGCCCCCTCAGGAATGGACATTCCTCAAAACATTTTACTCACAGAGAGTGGGAG GCAGTCTGAGGTTTTCTTTGGGAAAGGTGAGGGTCGGCTCGGCGGAGTGTATCGCAAGGCTGTGTATGTGGCGTACACTGATGACACGTTCTCCGTAAAGAGGAAGCGGACAGATGGTGAAGAACACCTCGGAATTCTCG GACCGGTCATTGCAGCTGAGGTCGGGGACGTCCTTGAGGTGACCTTCCTCAACCGGGCAGACAGGAACTTCAGTATCCAGCCTCACGGTCTGCAGTATGAGAAGACCTCCGAGGGAGCACAgtaccaggatg GCACAGTGAAACCAGGCTCTCAAGTACGTCCAGGTGAGCGCTTCACTTACAAGTGGCTGGCGAGAGATGGCCCCTCCCCGAACGACCCCCCCTGCGTCTCCTACCTGTACTTCTCCAGCAGCGATCCGGTCAGCGACACAAACTCTGGCCTCATGGGCCCTCTGAAGGTGTGCAGGAGAGGGGCCCTGGATGCCACCGCCACGCAGGCACAG AGTGGGGCAACTAGAGAGTTCTTCCTTCTCTTTACTGTCATGGATGAGAACCTAAGCTGGTACCTGGAGGACAACATAAGAGCTTACGGGACGATTGAATCTGATCCAGACAACGAGGACTTTCAGGAGAGCAATAAAATGCATG GGGTGAACGGCTTCATGTACGGGAACCTTCCTGGCCTGGACTTGTGTCAGGGGGACCGGGTGACGTGGCACCTCCTGGGGCTGGGTACAGAGGGGGATATGCACGGCGTCCACTTCCAGGGCAACACCTTCCAGCTAATGGGCACCACAAGGGACACACTCAGTGTCTTTCCACACACCACCGCCACTGTGTCCATGCAGCCAGATAGCACAG GTGTGTTTGAGTTGAGCTGCAGGGTGACTGACCACTACGTGGGAGGCATGAGGCAGCAGTACCAGGTGCGCTGGTGCGACAGACAGGTGAGCGGCGCTCTGACAGTCCCCACCCCGCTCCGCCCTGTGGTCCAGTATTTCATCAGCGCGGAGGAAGTGGAGTGGGATTACGCCCCCGACCGCACCTGGGAGCTGCAGCTGCACAACACCACCAATCCGGCCGACAG CCctgcaaatgtctttttgggaagaggagagaaccAGATCGGCTCCAGGTACAAGAAGGTGGTGTACAGGGAGTACGCTGATGCCACCTTCACAAGAGTCAAGCCGCGGCTACCTGAGGAGGAACACCTGGGGATCTTAG gtcCTATAATCAGAGCGGAAGTAGGAGAACAGATCTTGATCACTTTTAAGAACCTGGCTAGCCGACCTTACAACATATATGCCCATGGGGTGGGCACTGTACAACAAACACCTGTCCAGCCAG GTGAGAGGAGAAATATCCAATGGAATGTTCTGAAAAGGTCTGGACCAGGAAAGTCTGATCCCAACTGCATCTCGTATGCGTACTATTCAAGTGTTGACTTTGTGAAG GACACAGTGAGTGGGTTGATTGGGCCTCTGGTGATCTGCAGGAGGGGAGTGCTGACCCCTGGCCGTCGCAAGAGGGATGTTGCGCGCGAGTTCGCCCTCCTCTTCCTGGTGTTTGATGAGAATCAGTCCTGGTACCTGGAGGAAAACATTCAGACGTATCTGGGCAAGACAGAGGTCCCTGCTGACGATGTCTTTGAGGAGAGCAACATGATGCATG GGATCAATGGTAAACTGTACGGTAACCTGCGTGGCATTTCCATGGTGAAGGGGGAGAGGGTGCAGTGGTATCTCATGGGGATGGGCAACGAGGTGGACATCCACACCGTCCACTTCCATGCAGAGACCTTCACTTACAAG ATGGCGCAGTCCCATCGCGCTGATGTGTATGACCTGTTCCCGGGGACCTTCCAGGCCGTGGAGATGGTAGCGGGGAACCCTGGCACTTGGCTCCTGCACTGCCATGTAGCAGACCATATCCACGCTGGCATGGAAACCACATTCACAATAAGAAAAAGCGCAG GAGGGAATACAAACG ATGCTCCAGCTTTGAGGGAGAACTGGCGTCTCCTGACCTCCCTCTCAGTCTTCCTCATGCTGTGGCTTCATCTTTCTCTTTGGTGTTGA